A portion of the Candidatus Binataceae bacterium genome contains these proteins:
- a CDS encoding PBP1A family penicillin-binding protein, protein MLLLVGLALLLFILPPALYYFLTYYHELEQEVVTRMSGKRWNIPSRIFSDSTIIYPGQSLRDLGFFERLARLNYHRIEPGQVNTRGEYSYDAQSGKLEIFLHSFLYPYHEFGGELVEVSLSRDDVIQSMRDPGTGKPIYSMELEPELISGIFEGNWEQRRLVRLSQIPPAQVDAILAAEDHRFYEHHGVDPVRIIKAAIVDLTSHTIRQGGSTLTQQLMKNFFLTSERSYRRKIKEAVMAYIAESKYSKDEILENYINDIYLGRRGQEGIYGVWEASEYYFSKEPRDLTLGEMATIAGMISSPNRLNPLRHPELARQRRNEVLAAMLQEGYISKAAYDAAVAEPLRAREVYTENNDAPYFVDYVKKELADRYPAAVLTAEGLRIFTTLDVHMEKLGEKAIRGNLANLEAKYPRLARKEESQRLEECLVSLEPQSGKIRAMVGGRDYRQSQFNRVTQSKRQPGSAFKPFTYLAAFQETIDGGPVKLLPTSYVDDEQWTWQYADNMSWSPHNYKDRYYGRVTLEQALEESMNAATSKIAYTIGLDRVLEMAKRMGFGDLPAYPSIVLGGIEVSPMQLATAYSIIADYGMSVPPFAITAVVDDNGKVVEGHELSAEQVISPELAYMGQFMLKQVINHGTGYPVRQMGFKIPAAGKTGTTNDAKDAWFAGFTPNLLTVVWTGFDSKEDLNLTGAQASLPAWTTFMKAATASRPVLDFTAAPGIVEERVDPLTGYKASPWCPVTADGVFPRGTEPTQICPVHKPGTIAASDHAMPHAPDALTDPND, encoded by the coding sequence ATGCTGCTGCTGGTTGGGCTTGCCCTTCTCCTCTTTATCCTTCCCCCCGCGCTCTACTACTTCCTCACCTACTACCACGAACTCGAGCAGGAAGTAGTTACGCGTATGTCGGGCAAGCGCTGGAACATTCCCTCGCGCATCTTCTCCGACTCAACCATCATCTATCCGGGACAGAGTCTTAGAGACCTGGGTTTCTTCGAGCGGCTCGCCCGCCTGAACTACCATCGCATCGAACCCGGCCAGGTCAACACCCGCGGCGAGTACAGCTACGATGCTCAGTCGGGCAAGCTCGAGATTTTCCTGCACAGCTTCCTCTATCCGTATCACGAGTTCGGCGGCGAACTGGTCGAAGTCAGCCTGTCCAGGGACGACGTCATCCAGTCGATGCGCGATCCGGGGACCGGCAAGCCGATCTATTCGATGGAGCTGGAGCCCGAACTGATCAGTGGAATCTTCGAGGGCAACTGGGAGCAGCGCCGGCTGGTGCGGCTGAGCCAGATTCCCCCCGCTCAAGTCGATGCGATCCTGGCCGCGGAAGATCATCGCTTCTACGAACACCACGGGGTCGATCCGGTCCGGATTATCAAGGCCGCGATCGTAGACCTGACCTCGCATACCATTCGCCAGGGTGGATCCACCCTTACCCAGCAGTTGATGAAGAACTTCTTCCTCACCAGCGAGCGCAGCTACCGGCGCAAGATTAAGGAAGCCGTGATGGCCTACATCGCGGAGAGCAAGTACTCGAAGGACGAAATTCTCGAGAATTATATCAATGACATCTACCTGGGCCGGCGCGGCCAGGAAGGGATTTACGGGGTCTGGGAAGCATCCGAATACTATTTCTCGAAAGAACCACGCGATCTGACTCTCGGCGAAATGGCGACTATCGCCGGAATGATAAGTTCACCCAACCGGCTTAACCCGTTGCGCCATCCGGAGCTTGCCCGTCAGCGGCGCAACGAAGTACTCGCCGCAATGCTGCAGGAAGGTTACATCAGCAAGGCCGCCTATGATGCCGCGGTCGCGGAGCCGCTGCGCGCTCGCGAGGTATATACCGAAAACAACGACGCACCCTACTTCGTTGACTATGTAAAGAAGGAGCTCGCGGACCGTTACCCCGCGGCCGTGCTCACCGCCGAGGGGCTGAGGATTTTCACCACTCTCGATGTCCACATGGAGAAGCTCGGGGAAAAGGCGATTCGCGGAAACCTGGCGAACCTCGAAGCCAAATATCCGCGCCTGGCGCGCAAGGAGGAAAGTCAACGGCTCGAGGAGTGCCTGGTCTCGCTCGAGCCGCAGAGCGGCAAGATCCGCGCGATGGTTGGGGGACGCGACTACCGGCAAAGCCAGTTCAATCGCGTCACGCAATCGAAACGACAGCCCGGCTCTGCCTTTAAGCCCTTCACCTACCTAGCCGCATTCCAGGAGACTATCGATGGCGGCCCCGTGAAGCTGCTGCCTACCAGCTACGTCGACGACGAGCAATGGACCTGGCAGTACGCCGACAACATGAGTTGGTCGCCGCATAACTACAAAGACCGGTACTACGGACGCGTGACGCTGGAACAAGCGCTCGAAGAATCGATGAATGCGGCGACCTCGAAAATTGCCTACACCATCGGACTCGATCGGGTACTCGAGATGGCCAAACGGATGGGCTTTGGCGATCTGCCCGCCTACCCTTCAATCGTGCTGGGGGGAATAGAAGTATCGCCGATGCAACTCGCGACCGCCTATTCGATAATCGCCGACTACGGAATGTCGGTTCCGCCGTTTGCGATCACCGCCGTGGTCGATGATAACGGCAAGGTGGTCGAGGGGCACGAGCTCAGTGCCGAACAGGTAATCTCACCGGAGCTCGCATACATGGGACAGTTCATGCTCAAACAGGTCATCAATCACGGCACTGGCTATCCGGTGCGACAGATGGGCTTCAAGATTCCGGCGGCTGGGAAGACCGGCACCACCAACGATGCGAAGGATGCCTGGTTCGCGGGCTTCACCCCTAACCTGCTTACCGTGGTGTGGACCGGATTCGACTCCAAGGAGGATCTCAACCTCACCGGCGCCCAGGCTTCACTACCCGCATGGACCACATTCATGAAGGCTGCGACAGCGTCGCGCCCGGTGCTCGACTTCACGGCTGCGCCGGGAATCGTCGAGGAGCGTGTCGATCCGCTGACCGGCTACAAGGCGAGCCCATGGTGCCCGGTGACCGCCGACGGCGTCTTTCCGCGTGGCACTGAACCGACCCAGATCTGCCCGGTTCACAAGCCCGGAACCATCGCCGCGTCCGATCACGCGATGCCACACGCGCCCGATGCTTTGACTGACCCCAACGACTGA
- a CDS encoding DUF1844 domain-containing protein encodes MASEEKDKGFTVQDRRRFSAEGEAKADGPEETRAPAAASAPEAAAAERRRDAAPEPPEEPEVTFTTFMVGLSTQALAALGEISDPVSGARSKDLQAAQQLIDIIGMLREKTRGNLDRDEDGLIEAILFDLRMKYVELARQSAR; translated from the coding sequence ATGGCGTCGGAAGAGAAAGACAAGGGCTTTACGGTTCAGGACCGGCGGCGCTTCTCCGCCGAGGGCGAGGCCAAGGCCGACGGCCCGGAAGAAACCCGGGCGCCGGCGGCTGCCTCCGCGCCCGAGGCTGCGGCCGCCGAACGGCGGCGAGATGCTGCACCGGAACCGCCTGAGGAACCGGAAGTTACCTTCACCACCTTCATGGTAGGTCTCTCGACCCAGGCATTGGCGGCGCTGGGCGAGATCTCGGACCCGGTTTCGGGCGCGCGCAGCAAAGATCTTCAGGCGGCGCAGCAGCTAATCGATATAATTGGAATGTTGCGGGAGAAAACCCGTGGCAATCTCGACCGTGATGAAGATGGATTGATTGAAGCGATACTCTTCGACCTTCGTATGAAATACGTTGAACTGGCGAGACAATCGGCCCGGTAA
- a CDS encoding DegQ family serine endoprotease — translation MQFKLIRMLAAVAVSAALILSSSAGSASEIQFWTDTPEGGHVAKAQTLPDFVDLAAKLSPAVVNISTEGTEQGGSEGEFPAPYGHQHGKSLGSGFIVSKDGYILTNDHVIENPSKVTVTLQDGHNYTAKVIGGDSKTDVALLKIDAGHELAVAPLGNSDDLKVGQWVMAIGNPFGFDHTVTVGVVSAKGRFLPDSVDQFIQTDASINPGNSGGPLIDLSGGVVGVNAAIFTSTGRSMGIGFAIPINLVKEELSELRDHGKVKHGWLGVMIQEVTPELAESMDLKEARGALVAEVIKNSPAAIAGVKRGDVIIEFDGHPIKDRRELPLLVTRTPLGKTVTFKIVREKQEKDLVANITESQEAELAAAESRPKMTGTPSSFGLRVQDLSPDLAHELGLDSGVLISGVEPGSRGDEVGLQARDVILEVNRSPVKDVSSYQQALKAGGKGSIVLLLVKRGDSTLYFALKPEA, via the coding sequence ATGCAGTTTAAGCTGATTCGAATGTTGGCGGCGGTGGCCGTGTCGGCTGCGCTGATTCTTTCCTCCTCTGCTGGTTCCGCATCGGAAATACAGTTCTGGACCGACACCCCGGAAGGCGGCCACGTGGCCAAGGCCCAGACGCTGCCCGACTTCGTCGATCTCGCCGCCAAACTCAGTCCCGCCGTGGTCAACATTTCGACCGAGGGAACCGAACAGGGCGGCAGTGAGGGAGAGTTCCCGGCTCCCTACGGGCATCAACACGGCAAATCGCTTGGTTCGGGGTTTATCGTTTCCAAAGACGGTTACATCCTGACCAACGATCACGTGATCGAAAATCCCAGCAAGGTTACGGTCACGCTGCAGGACGGCCACAACTACACCGCCAAGGTCATCGGCGGCGATAGCAAGACCGACGTGGCATTGCTCAAAATCGATGCGGGCCACGAGCTCGCGGTCGCGCCCCTGGGAAATTCCGACGATCTCAAGGTCGGCCAGTGGGTGATGGCAATTGGTAATCCCTTTGGCTTCGATCACACGGTGACCGTGGGCGTGGTCAGCGCCAAGGGCCGCTTCCTTCCCGACAGCGTCGACCAGTTCATTCAAACCGATGCGTCGATTAATCCGGGGAACTCGGGCGGCCCACTCATCGACCTGAGCGGCGGCGTGGTGGGGGTCAACGCCGCCATCTTTACGAGCACTGGCAGGAGTATGGGCATCGGCTTTGCAATCCCGATCAACCTGGTCAAGGAAGAACTTTCCGAGCTTCGCGACCACGGCAAGGTCAAGCACGGATGGCTGGGCGTCATGATCCAAGAGGTCACGCCCGAACTGGCGGAGTCCATGGATCTTAAGGAGGCGCGGGGCGCGTTGGTCGCCGAAGTGATAAAGAACAGCCCCGCGGCAATTGCGGGCGTCAAGCGCGGTGACGTGATCATCGAATTCGATGGTCATCCGATCAAGGATCGCCGCGAACTCCCGCTGCTGGTCACCCGAACGCCGCTCGGCAAGACCGTGACCTTCAAGATAGTTCGCGAGAAGCAGGAAAAGGATCTCGTCGCCAACATCACCGAATCTCAGGAAGCCGAGCTCGCGGCCGCCGAGAGTCGACCGAAGATGACGGGTACCCCGTCGTCATTCGGCCTGCGCGTGCAGGACTTGAGTCCGGACCTGGCGCATGAGCTGGGACTCGACAGCGGGGTGCTGATTTCCGGGGTCGAGCCGGGCAGCCGTGGCGACGAGGTCGGCTTGCAGGCCCGCGACGTGATTCTGGAAGTAAATCGGTCGCCGGTGAAGGACGTAAGTTCCTATCAGCAGGCGCTCAAGGCTGGCGGCAAGGGAAGCATCGTCCTGCTGCTGGTCAAACGCGGAGACTCGACACTCTACTTCGCGCTTAAGCCCGAAGCCTGA